The sequence below is a genomic window from Bombus pyrosoma isolate SC7728 linkage group LG9, ASM1482585v1, whole genome shotgun sequence.
gtgcaAGAATTGTTCTCCAACCGGTTTAGAGAGTTTCAAAAAAAACCAAGCACGTAAGAatacatttgaatattaaccacattttatgatatataatttgatatctGAGTTAAAGCTTAAACACTTAAAAGAATATGATCTTTCTAGCATTTCCACAAATGTGTGTAACAGCAATAGCAAATTTACTACAAATGtcacaaaaagaaaatgaacaaaaaacattttttcataaagataaagatattattCCTTTCATTGAATGTCATTGGGACAGCATGACCACAATGCCACGTAGAGTAACTCAATCTTGGCATGCAACAGTAAGTCAAATCTAcaactaaataatttaattatttgaatataagtataaaaataagtactttttttatttttgatattgaGTATAAATGAGAtgaaaatttactattatacattccttaaaattatttagaagttattttatatacaaaaatgaaaatgactaatattttaatgtatataaCATAGATACATAGAGCATTACTGAAAGATGTTGGAACATTATTCACTATTGATGAAAACAGTTCAGATGGTCAGTTATTCGGACTTATATGTTCAGATCTCCAAATGATTAAGCCAAATTATGAAGCAATGATTAAAGGTGGTCATTTGAAAGTAACTGAAATGGGTGTTCAACATGTTGGTAAGTTTAATTATCAGTCATGGGTTATATactagaaaatatacatatcaaAAGATATagctatattaataaatttatttaatattataattactgTTATGATTTATTAGATTGCTGCATATTTGATTtctattaatgtattaatatctGTTTTTATCAGTAAATTCTTAATAGTtagtttttctcttttttgttttagTTACTTCTTATCTTATCAAGATATTAATCAGTCCCATGATATCATACAACAACCTGTTTAATTGCAGAATGTCTATGACTTGAATAAGTTAAGCTACTTAGTAAATTTTACATTGTGATTTTTGTGttcttaatatatattaaaagattgtTGTATTTTGAACCGTTAGtttcattaagaaaaaattgaatagtTAAAATCATATGtaatcttattttatcttatctttttatgcagttttatatatttaataatgatacATTGAACATTGAAAGTTATTAAGTGATTAATAAACATAACTATGGCATATACAGTACCACTTAGTGGAGGTTTTCGTGGTCGCAATGCAAAACGTAAGTTTCCTGGAGAAGGAACAGGTACAGGACCTGGCAAAAAAGGTAGAGGTTCTGATATGACAGCCCCTAAATTACCTGCTCATGGATATCCTCTTGAGCATCCTTTCAATAAGGATGGTTATCGATATATCCTTGCTGAACCTGACCCTCATGCTCCCTTCAGACAGGTTTGCCATCATActgtatattttgcaattttagtatattatgaaatttatcaacATTATTTAACAGGAATTTGATGAAAGTAGTGATTGGGCTGGAAAACCTATTCCTGGTTGGCTGTACAGAGCCTTGAGTCCAAGTACAGTTTTACTTGCTTTGCATGATCGAGCACCACAGCTTAGGATTTCAGAAGACAGGCTAGCAGTAACTGGAGAAAAAGGCTATTGCATGGTCAGAGCAACTCATAGTATGTCAAAATCATGATCTACTATATCAGATGTCCATTAATTGCATCAATAAGTATACATTAAATCATTTGGTATccttctgtattttatatattacacacGTTGCTTACTTACTCTTTAGATGTAAGTAGAGGTACATGGTACTGGGAAGCAACTATTGAAGAAATGCCAGAAGGATCAGCTACAAGGTTAGGATGGGGTCAAGAATATGCTAATTTACAAGCTCCTCTTGGTTATGATAAATTTGGATATTCTTGGAGATCTAGGTATGGTCTAATAAAACAACTTCAATATAGAATGGTATTtgttattcaaaaaataaatacataattataattattgatagAAAAGGTACACGATTTCATGAAAGCAAAGGTAAACATTACAGTAATGGTTATGGAGAAGGAGATACATTAGGATTTCTGGTAATTTTACCTGATACACACGATGCTTCACATTTACCAAACACCTACAAGGATCGGGTAAGGACTAAATGtaagtttgtttattatattttcatacgggtttcataaattaattgattataaattagcccttagtaaaatttaaaagtcatctgtattacgaagaaaaagatcaaGTACCTGAAGCACTTAAAGCTCTCAAACCATTAGAAGGaagcaaaattatattttacaaaaatggaGTAAATCAAGGTGAAGCATTCATCAATGTCAATAAAGGAGCTTACTATCCCACAGTTTCTATTCATAAAAGTGCTACAGTTTCTGTTAATTTTGGACCCAATTTTAAATGTCCTCCTGGAGATATTACGTTTAGAGGGGTATGTACTATattgataaaaacaaaataaaacaataaaaattaggaTTTACGTTTTTCAgaacaatttttcacgaatCGTTTATATTTTGCAGATGCATGATAGGGCAGAAGAAGCAATAGCAGAACAATCCATGGCTGATATACTTTATTTCACTGAGAATGAGGGAAAATTAAGACTGGATACTTTTGCTTTATGACATTaatgtaactttttattttttttaattactttcagTTCTGAttaagtattattaataattatattagtatgaattttaaagcttacatttatcttattttaactTCCTTAATTGCATATAATTATCACATAAATTAGAACCTCAGGAAACACATCTAATACGAAGATATTACGTGTGCGTGATTTGAAGTTCGAATATTGGTATAAGCAGATATCCTTTCTGATATAAATATGCGATCTTTAAACTTCAAAAGTTCATTTTCCAAAACCACCTCTACAAGCTGGACTTGGAGTTACAGTACTTTCCTCTTTCCATTGATCAGGTGTTTTGGCCTTTGTAAATAAATGGTAAACATTTacttatattcaaattttaccatattaaactttttacattatattaaaatatttttataataatacttacTATAATTGATAATGCATGCACGCTACCTTCTAACTCTGATTGCAATAACTTATTTATCATTCGGTGGCGCTAAATCGATAGAATTAAACTTTTAGTATACAGTATACAGTAATGGTACGTAAAAAGTGATAAGCATGCACAGTTCTcgtcattttaaaaatatagtttatgaaaataaacg
It includes:
- the LOC122571230 gene encoding set1/Ash2 histone methyltransferase complex subunit ASH2 isoform X2, with amino-acid sequence MSEEKSESPIDKVEGAQLESIDDKLKSKSDDKSKQKNKPEENTEKPNGRTNNNEAGNCYCAKERNLNIIELLCASCSRWFHESCIGYQLGKLVPFMMNYIFMCKNCSPTGLESFKKNQAPFPQMCVTAIANLLQMSQKENEQKTFFHKDKDIIPFIECHWDSMTTMPRRVTQSWHATIHRALLKDVGTLFTIDENSSDGQLFGLICSDLQMIKPNYEAMIKGGHLKVTEMGVQHVVPLSGGFRGRNAKRKFPGEGTGTGPGKKGRGSDMTAPKLPAHGYPLEHPFNKDGYRYILAEPDPHAPFRQEFDESSDWAGKPIPGWLYRALSPSTVLLALHDRAPQLRISEDRLAVTGEKGYCMVRATHNVSRGTWYWEATIEEMPEGSATRLGWGQEYANLQAPLGYDKFGYSWRSRKGTRFHESKGKHYSNGYGEGDTLGFLVILPDTHDASHLPNTYKDRVRTKSLSKI
- the LOC122571230 gene encoding set1/Ash2 histone methyltransferase complex subunit ASH2 isoform X1; its protein translation is MSEEKSESPIDKVEGAQLESIDDKLKSKSDDKSKQKNKPEENTEKPNGRTNNNEAGNCYCAKERNLNIIELLCASCSRWFHESCIGYQLGKLVPFMMNYIFMCKNCSPTGLESFKKNQAPFPQMCVTAIANLLQMSQKENEQKTFFHKDKDIIPFIECHWDSMTTMPRRVTQSWHATIHRALLKDVGTLFTIDENSSDGQLFGLICSDLQMIKPNYEAMIKGGHLKVTEMGVQHVVPLSGGFRGRNAKRKFPGEGTGTGPGKKGRGSDMTAPKLPAHGYPLEHPFNKDGYRYILAEPDPHAPFRQEFDESSDWAGKPIPGWLYRALSPSTVLLALHDRAPQLRISEDRLAVTGEKGYCMVRATHNVSRGTWYWEATIEEMPEGSATRLGWGQEYANLQAPLGYDKFGYSWRSRKGTRFHESKGKHYSNGYGEGDTLGFLVILPDTHDASHLPNTYKDRPLVKFKSHLYYEEKDQVPEALKALKPLEGSKIIFYKNGVNQGEAFINVNKGAYYPTVSIHKSATVSVNFGPNFKCPPGDITFRGMHDRAEEAIAEQSMADILYFTENEGKLRLDTFAL
- the LOC122571230 gene encoding set1/Ash2 histone methyltransferase complex subunit ASH2 isoform X3 — translated: MAYTVPLSGGFRGRNAKRKFPGEGTGTGPGKKGRGSDMTAPKLPAHGYPLEHPFNKDGYRYILAEPDPHAPFRQEFDESSDWAGKPIPGWLYRALSPSTVLLALHDRAPQLRISEDRLAVTGEKGYCMVRATHNVSRGTWYWEATIEEMPEGSATRLGWGQEYANLQAPLGYDKFGYSWRSRKGTRFHESKGKHYSNGYGEGDTLGFLVILPDTHDASHLPNTYKDRPLVKFKSHLYYEEKDQVPEALKALKPLEGSKIIFYKNGVNQGEAFINVNKGAYYPTVSIHKSATVSVNFGPNFKCPPGDITFRGMHDRAEEAIAEQSMADILYFTENEGKLRLDTFAL